In Mus musculus strain C57BL/6J chromosome 1, GRCm38.p6 C57BL/6J, a single genomic region encodes these proteins:
- the Dtymk gene encoding thymidylate kinase isoform 1 (isoform 1 is encoded by transcript variant 1), which produces MASRRGALIVLEGVDRAGKTTQGLKLVTALCASGHRAELLRFPERSTEIGKLLNSYLEKKTELEDHSVHLLFSANRWEQVPLIKAKLNQGVTLVLDRYAFSGVAFTGAKENFSLDWCKQPDVGLPKPDLILFLQLQLLDAAARGEFGLERYETGTFQKQVLLCFQQLMEEKNLNWKVVDASKSIEEVHKEIRAHSEDAIRNAAQRPLGELWK; this is translated from the exons ATGGCGTCGCGTCGGGGAGCGCTCATCGTGCTGGAGGGTGTGGACCGTGCTGGCAAGACCACGCAGGGCCTCAAGCTGGTGACCGCGCTGTGCGCCTCGGGCCACAGAGCGGAGCTGCTGCGTTTCCCCG AAAGATCAACGGAAATCGGCAAGCTTCTGAATTCCTACTTGGAAAAGAAAACGGAACTAGAGGATCACTCCGTGCACCTGCTCTTCTCTGCAAACCGCTGGGAACAAGT ACCATTAATTAAGGCGAAGTTGAACCAGGGTGTGACCCTTGTTTTGGACAGATACGCCTTTTCTGGGGTTGCCTTCACTGGTGCCAAAGAG AATTTTTCCCTGGATTGGTGTAAACAACCGGACGTGGGCCTTCCCAAACCTGACCTGATCCTGTTCCTTCAGTTACAATTGCTGGACGCTGCTGCACGGGGAGAGTTTGGCCTTGAGCGATATGAGACCGGGACTTTCCAAAAGCAGGTTCTGTTGTGTTTCCAGCAGCTCATGGAAGAGAAAAACCTCAACTGGAAG GTGGTTGATGCTTCCAAAAGCATTGAGGAAGTCCATAAAGAAATCCGTGCACACTCTGAGGACGCCATCCGAAACGCTGCACAGAGGCCACTGGGGGAGCTATGGAAATAA
- the Dtymk gene encoding thymidylate kinase isoform 2 (isoform 2 is encoded by transcript variant 2) yields the protein MASRRGALIVLEGVDRAGKTTQGLKLVTALCASGHRAELLRFPERSTEIGKLLNSYLEKKTELEDHSVHLLFSANRWEQV from the exons ATGGCGTCGCGTCGGGGAGCGCTCATCGTGCTGGAGGGTGTGGACCGTGCTGGCAAGACCACGCAGGGCCTCAAGCTGGTGACCGCGCTGTGCGCCTCGGGCCACAGAGCGGAGCTGCTGCGTTTCCCCG AAAGATCAACGGAAATCGGCAAGCTTCTGAATTCCTACTTGGAAAAGAAAACGGAACTAGAGGATCACTCCGTGCACCTGCTCTTCTCTGCAAACCGCTGGGAACAAGTGTAA